A genome region from Melospiza melodia melodia isolate bMelMel2 chromosome 26, bMelMel2.pri, whole genome shotgun sequence includes the following:
- the ICMT gene encoding protein-S-isoprenylcysteine O-methyltransferase codes for MAAAVARRGRLGREGRASLCSFLLGASVAALPLLLGSSPSLLAAPGLRGRLALALHVAGVNAALLLIYPRPLYKIAVRACFLGFAFGCGLLLSAGRSAWRHFGWYMCSLSLFHYSEYLVTAINNPRSLSLDSFLLNHSFEYNLAALSSWVEFTLEKLFFPELKQITWLSTVGLLMVIFGDCLRKAAMLTAGSNFNHIVQNEKSDTHTLVTSGVYGWFRHPSYVGWFYWSIGTQVLLCNPICVVGYALASWRFFRERIEEEEITLIHFFGEEYLEYKRKVPSGLPFIKGVKLEL; via the exons ATGGCGGCGGCGGTGGCGCGGAGGGGGCGGCTGGGCCGGGAGGGCCGCGCCAGCCTCTGCTCCTTCCTGCTCGGCGCCTCGGtggcggcgctgccgctgctgctcggCTCGTCGCCCTCCCTGCTGGCCGCTCCCGGCCTGCGCGGCCGCCTGGCTCTCGCCCTGCACGTGGCGGGCGTGAACGCGGCGCTGCTGCTCATCTACCCGCGGCCGCTCTACAAG ATCGCCGTCCGGGCCTGTTTCTTGGGCTTCGCCTTCGGCTGCGGGCTGCTGCTGAGCGCCGGCCGCTCCGCCTGGCGCCACTTCGGATG GTATATGTGCTCCTTGTCCCTCTTTCACTACTCGGAGTATCTGGTGACAGCCATCAACAACCCGCGCAGCCTCTCGCTGGACTCCTTCCTACTCAACCACAGCTTCGAGTACAACCTGGCTGCCCTGTCCTCATGGGTGGAGTTCACGCTGGAGAAGCTCTTCTTCCCAG AGCTGAAGCAGATCACCTGGCTGAGCACCGTGGGGCTGCTGATGGTGATCTTCGGGGACTGCCTGAGGAAGGCAGCCATGCTCACagcaggctccaacttcaacCACATCGTTCAGAACGAGAAATCTGACACCCACACTTTGGTGACAAGCGGGGTGTACGGGTGGTTCCGGCACCCTTCCTACGTGGGATGGTTTTACTGGAGTATTGGAACACAG GTGTTGCTCTGCAATCCCATCTGCGTGGTGGGCTACGCGCTGGCGTCCTGGCGCTTCTTCAGGGAGCGGATCGAGGAGGAGGAGATCACACTCATCCACTTCTTTGGAGAAGAGTACCTGGAGTACAAAAGGAAGGTGCCATCGGGTCTCCCTTTTATTAAAGGAGTCAAATTGGAACTGTAA